TGGCTCATCAGAGCAGCAAATAGAAGTTGAATGAAGTCTAAGATTCAACAATATTACACTGCCTTGAATGTAGGTTATTTATACTTTGCATTATTTAAACTACTTTTTCTGTTTTAACTGCACTGATGTATAGTGACCTtagttgttttatatatatatatatatatatatatatgtatctttttcacacacacacacaaggtaacTATGTGAAATTTGCTGTGCATACAAAGGCGCTTTGCATTACAAAGCCCTCTGCAGTATGAAACTGAAATGAAAGTTGACCTAACTAAATGTTCCCACATCCTGTTGTGGCCTGAGAGGAAGATCTACCCCTCATATTGGAACCTGGCCATTAGCCTCTTGTTCATACTTACTAAAAGCCATTTGGTGTTTGAAAATACATCTGCGGATGATGAATTATTACAAAGAGACACAATGAACTTAAAAGTACATcattagactttttttgtttgtttgtttattttttgggcGGGGGGGAGGGTCCCCATTTCATTAAACATCAGTAACACCATAACAAATCAGTTCTGTTGTTCCCGACACCGAAATGGGAAAACAAACACCACTAATTTTGAGCATCATGAAACAATttaaaaacttttcttttttttttatactggaGCCAAGATGGGCTATTAAAAAGCAGCAAACTTTAATGAAACTCTGCACAAAGCACAAAGATGAAATGTGTTTTAGAGGTAAAAGGCAGACAGGCCTGCTtggccttgcaatgaaaatcagcTAATTAATGAAAACCTATTACAGCTGttgcatacatatacatatatatatacacatatacacatacacatatacatatatatatacacatacacatatacacacatatacatatatacatatatatatacacatatacatatacacatatatatctgACAGACTGCTGACGAGAGCAACAATTACAAAGAAACCCTGCTTTTGCCACTCAAAGAAGGGGGGCAGGGGCAACCAAAGCTGTAATATCAAGACACACGTACAGGTGACCAATCAGCACATGAATATGGTGAAATTATTAACATTCCACATTTTCCTCAGGGGTTGATGACAGGAATTACACTCCAATTATTGTCAAAACACTGACTCAGCTCAAAACCACGAGGGTGTAGACTGGTGTGAGGCTGAGGTGTCATTCCCCCAGGGAGGTGACAAACCACAACTCAGTGCATactcctaaaataaaataaattaaaaacatttttattcgTATGTGAATGAAGTCAATACATCAGCAAAATGACAAAAGCATCACAActacaaggggaaaaaaaatgctgaattaTTACACAAGCAACTTTTGTAATATGATGCTTTTTCTGAGGACAGCCTGCTTCCTGTCCCTCCCTAAGAGGGCCTGAAACACCACATAGTAATGACAATTTCCACCCTCTTGGTGTATTAGACACAGGTTTTCTGCAGGACATACAACAGCCTTTACAGAAAGCATGGTGTCTTCTTCAAAAAGGGACAACCAAGGCTACAGTACATATACCATTATAAAATATTCTGGTGTTATTAAATAACTTAATGAGATGACATATGAgcatttttaatgaaaataaaacattacttgTTTAAATGTGTACAGTTACAGACGTAAGCTTATGTACACTTTGGCTAAAAGTTTTCAAACTCAATTTTCCCCCACATGAAATTAATTTTGAAATAATTGTTGgagatttatttcagtttttggtTCATCGTGATAGATGTACAACAGGTAACACCTTACCAACACTAAAATGGCTACTTCTTTAAAAACCACAGAAGATTGTAAGAGTCCAGAAAATGATGGAATTAGTTTGAAAAGCTTATGAATGACTGAGGGAAACTATTGGTTAAATAGGGCATCTGTGGCTGTATTTAAGGGCCTAACTGAAGAACcagtgcatttttgcattttaaagTGGAGGAATCTAAAGATAAAGCCAAGACTTCTGGAGCACAATTTTGCTTCTCCATGTGATGTGTTCTACCTACGGAACCACTTCAAAAAGATTCACGGCTGCATAAGCAACTGCTCAATCTTTACACAAAATATAAGTGTGAGATCATATAAATTTTATATAACTGAGGAACGAGACCCAACGTAAGACCCAGAAAGTAAACATTTGTCCCAATGATCCAACAGAATCTCAGAATCACAACTAAGGGAATGATGGAGTTACAGGCatcagatatacaacccctggcaaaaaattatggaatcactggcctcggaggatgttaattcagttgtttaattttgtagaaaaaaagcagatcacagacatgacacaaaactgaagtcatttcaaatggcaactttctggctttaagaaacactataagaaatcaagaaaaaaagattgtgacagtcagtaagttacttttttagaccaagcagagggaaaaaaaaatatggaatcactcaattctgaggaataaattatggaatcaccctgtaaattttcatcccccaaactaacacctgcatcaaatcagatctgctcgttgacactgaccctatgccatgacattgaccctatgtgtctttttgcaaggaatgttttcacagtttttgctctatggcaagatgcattatcatcttgaaaaatgatgtaatcatccccaaacatcctttcaattgtccaaaatatcaatgtaaacttgtacatttattgatgatgtaattaatgacagccatctccccagtgcctttacctgacatgcagccccatatcatcaatgactgtggaaatttacatgttctcttcaggcagtcatctttataaatctcattggaacggcaccaaacaaaagttccagcatcatcaccttgcccaatgcagattcgagattcatcactgaatatgactttcatccagtcatccacagtccacaattgcttttccttagcccattgtaaccttgttttttttctgtttaggtgttaatgatggcttttgtttagcttttctgtatgtaaatcccatttcctttaggcggtttcttacagttcagtcacagatgttgactccagtttcctcccattcgttcctcatttgttttgttgtgcatttttcgatttttgagacatattgctttaagttttctgtcttgatgctttgatgtcttccttggtctaccagtatgtttacctttaacaaccttcccatgttgtttgtatttggtccagagtttagacacagctgactgtgaacaaccaacatcttttgcaacattgcgtgatgatttaccctcttttaagagtttgataatcctctcctttgtttcaattgacatctctcgtgttggagccatgattcatgtcagtccacttggtgcaacagctctccaaggtgtgatcactcggtgtgatcactcctttttagaagcagactaacgagcagatctgatatgatgcaggtgtgttttggggatgaaaatttacagagtgattccataattttttcctcagaattgagtgattccatatttttttcctctgcttggtctaaaaaagtaaccgttactgactgccacaatcttttttttcttgatttcttatagtgtttcttaaagcaagaaagttgccatttgaaatggctttagttttgtgtcatgtctgtgatctgcttttttttctacaaaattaaacaactgaatgaacatcctcagaggccggtgattccataatttttgccaggggttgtaaacctGACGTCACCCGCTTTTAAGAGAGTGCTCCATCACCATGAAATGAAAAGGTACCAACCAAAAAGGATgctaacagttaaaaaaaaaggctggagccaatcccggCAGTCATAGGGCAGGAGGCAgagtacagcctggacaggacaccagtctatcgcaggtgaATGCAACACGTGCAGAAGGGAAAAAAGTGAGTTTGAAGGGTTTAGCCAAGGTGTATGGAAACATATGTACACAACTGTATAGTTGAGTGACATGACCATGTGTTATGTGTGCTGCAAAAATGATTGTGCAAATGCACAGAATCTCTCAACTTTCTAATGACTAGTTGCACTTCAAGTCACATAAATACAGCATCCATGTTTCAGAACAATTTCAATTCATGTCTTTGCCAGTCACATACTTATCAATGAAACTGTTCAAGTAAATAATTTAGCAACAAATATTCCATCAGGCATACTATGAATTCAGACACTGACACACACAAATTAGCTTAATTTCAACTGTAGAGTTGAGAGTGTTTCAATGCAGGGCTGTCTCAGGTAATTTGTTGTAGCCCACGGGGCCAACAGCTGTGGCTGTGTCACTGTGAAAGTCAACTGAATTCACAACACTTCCACCATGAGATATTCCTTCTTTCACCACTGCTCTGCTTTTACCACACTGATTGTATGACTGCAAATTAGTGGCTGTTTTAGTAAACATATTTTTGTGACCATCATCTGATTTTGGAATTGCTGCCGTTAATAAACCTTCCTGCGACCCTCCGGGATAAGCAAATGCGCTGTGAGGTAAAGAAGAATCTGACTGCAAAGGAGGACGGTGCTCCTGATTATAAAGCTCTGCACTCTGTGATATTAAATCAGAGGATCCTGTTTTGGATACATTAGGGCAAAGATGTGATTTACTGTTGGGGAAATCACTGCTGCCTGAACTAGAAAGGATTTTGTGTTTTACTTGGGTTTGACTGAGACTCTGAAGGTTTTCTGTGATTTTACCATCTGTCAGAGGAAGGCTTAAAGCCAATTCAGACCTCGTTTGCCAGGTTAAACTCATAACGCCACTGTTGTCTCTAACCTCTGACACTGTCACATTCTTTTTGTAATACGGGGAGCAAGGTCTTTCTGTGTCTTTTTCTGTTTGACAACACACAACAGCGGACCTGTTCTCTCTGTATTTGTCAGGCTTCTTCAACTCTACGGCCTCTGCCTCCAGACATCTACTTCTCTTGTCTAAAGGCAGCTGATTTGCCACAGGTTGACCAACTCTTGTAAGACCCGTGTGCCGTGGAGAATTAGCAATTGCCCACGTATTACTGAACATGTCCTCTTCGTAAACGTCCAACATTTGATAATCACAGTCAGCAAATGCGTCTTTCTGCAGGTAGCTTTCGTCAAATTCCTGATATGGTGATGAGATGTCTTCGAGTTCCATGTGAATCTGCTCGTCATATTCACCTTCATTGTGCAGATCCACAACATCAAACGTGACAATGGTAGGTAAGGCCTGCATGTTTGGAGTAAAAGCAGCATTTGTCTCTAAACCAGCTACAGTGTTGTTCAGCATCTGAGCACGTTTTGTGTAGTCCACGAGAGCTTGTGAGAAACacacagtttgtccgtgatccaAACTGCTAAAATCTGGAGAGCGAGCACTGACGTTTCTGTAAGGTAAAGCCACGGGCTTATTTTCCTCTAGATGTTCTTTGGGCTCACAAAATGGCTCAAACTCAGGGTCAGAGGAACTTGCAAATGATAAGTTACTGTGCCTCTTCTCACAATCAGCAATTATGCATTTTGTCTTCTCCGCAGGGACAACCATGTTCCCTTTTTCATCAAATATACCCACTTCATAATTTATCATATTGTCAGAGTTTTGCAGTTTAGGattacaatttttatttataCCCATTTCATGCATGTCAACTGTAAATGTTGCTAATTCTGGAGATTTTTCACATGTGTCTGCAATTTCAAGGAAATTGTGAACTTTATACAGCTCAGCACTTATTTTTAGTTGATTCATTTCAGGGACAAAGACAGAATCCATCACTTCTAGTCGTGCATTTAAATACTCGCACTGATTGGAAGTGGGAAGGTTTGACTTGTTTTCAGCGCGTGGACTGATAAGACTCTCATCAGGTGCAAAAAGCTCATAAAGAGCATCCCCACTGTAGCTGTCCCTGGGTAATCTGTCGGTACTTATTCTGTCATTCTTCTCTTGTCCCTCGTCTGGTCCTGGAGTAGTTGAATCATAGTAGCCCTCATCACTATTTGGAACAGATTCTTGATGCTCACTTTGTGGCGTTAACACATCTGAAATGGAAGAAGTGTCCATGCCGCTGGCCTGCTGTGCACTGCTACTGTTCAGTAAATCCATATTATGAGAACTTGACAGGTCAGCAGTCAAATCTACTGTGCGGTCTTGTTTGCAAGTATAGCAGATTTCCTCTCCAGTGTTGTTTCTCCAGAAATCAACAAGACAGTCCTCATCTAAATCATCAGGTAAAGCCATTTCTTCACCGCCACCCTGATATGTAAGAAAACAAGATGCCCTCTTTCCTCCATTTCTACTCCTTTCTCCAGAAACTGTACTCTGTGTGATACTGTCATCTTCTTGATCAGCAATAATGTCCCCACAGCCGGTGAGTGAGTCGAAGCTCTTTAATGATGCAACATCTCCAAACATCAGGTCTAGCTTATCTGAAGAGCCATTGGGTGCTGAACACTGCAGGCTAGGTTCAGGCATCATCTGAAGTTTCAGatgaggttccctgtgtccttgaGAACTCTTCTCTTCATAATCATTAGAAGGTGCACCTATGAAATTCTTTTCCTCAATCTGATGGTCAGGCTCAGACTTTGGACTGTTTTGCTCCACTGTGTTCATCTCTAAAGCAACTGCATCTGCTCCAGTACATTCAGGACTGGAGGAAATATTACATGTAAGATCTGCAAAGTCAGGCACGTCGGGTTCAGCATTCAGGCACTCTGCGACATACTGCTGGGTGTTCTGCTTGACAACAGGCACCTCTTTCTTGTAATAGGACAGGGGCATTGAAGTTATTTCAGTTTTTTCCAATCCCACATTTTTATGGTTTCTGTGACACCGAAAGCTGTGAAAAAGACTACGGAAACCCCGTTTTTGCCGGGTGAAAGTCAGCAACTTCGGGTCAGCACATGTGTGAGTACATTCATTATTACAGCCACTGTGGAGGTCTTCTACAGCATCTCTCTGGCTGTGGAACTCAAAATCTTCACCTGAAACATATCCGCTTCTCAGACTGTCGTCGACACTAGCCTTACATAGCCCATCGTAAGTTTTGCTTTTACCGATTCCTTTTTTAGAAGACAGCTTATTATGGTTTTTATTCCTTCCTCCAAAAAAATTTGgtaaaatacaaatacttttacgCACTCCGAAAAACGTCAAAGCAGTCCTTCGAAACTTCCCCGACTTTTGGGATTTCACCGGAGCACTGGATGTATCTGAACGAAGATCTTCAGCAACGTCATCGGGGCCAACTCTGGAAAGCTGTTCAGAAGCCGTAGCTACTTCTGTTGTGTCACCTGGCTGCTCATTTACCTTGTGAGAAGCCATAGTTACCACATCTAGAAAAGCTCAAGTCTGACAGTAGTCATAGCAGCTGGATTTTCACAATGAGCTGATGGGACAACTGCAGTGGATTTGTCCTCCATCTGATAGGAGCCTGTATTGAGAAAGTTTAAACACCCATCAATGATCAAGCATAGCACTGACCAAAACAGATTTAAAGCAAACTGCAGATTTTCAAACTTGTTTTTAAAAGGGAATTGTCTGTGAAAtcaatttaaaaatataaatataattatggaATACAATTACACCACTGTTTTATCTAGGACTCGTGCAAACTCTCATAAAACCATCTTGGTTAAGTGATCAAAGCTGGATAAATTATCTTTAGCTTGCAAATAAAATCATACAGTGCATGACtaccaaaaaaaccccaaaacaaaacaaataaaaacccaCCTAACATTACCAAGTAAAATTA
This genomic window from Thalassophryne amazonica chromosome 9, fThaAma1.1, whole genome shotgun sequence contains:
- the LOC117517649 gene encoding APC membrane recruitment protein 1-like, which produces MASHKVNEQPGDTTEVATASEQLSRVGPDDVAEDLRSDTSSAPVKSQKSGKFRRTALTFFGVRKSICILPNFFGGRNKNHNKLSSKKGIGKSKTYDGLCKASVDDSLRSGYVSGEDFEFHSQRDAVEDLHSGCNNECTHTCADPKLLTFTRQKRGFRSLFHSFRCHRNHKNVGLEKTEITSMPLSYYKKEVPVVKQNTQQYVAECLNAEPDVPDFADLTCNISSSPECTGADAVALEMNTVEQNSPKSEPDHQIEEKNFIGAPSNDYEEKSSQGHREPHLKLQMMPEPSLQCSAPNGSSDKLDLMFGDVASLKSFDSLTGCGDIIADQEDDSITQSTVSGERSRNGGKRASCFLTYQGGGEEMALPDDLDEDCLVDFWRNNTGEEICYTCKQDRTVDLTADLSSSHNMDLLNSSSAQQASGMDTSSISDVLTPQSEHQESVPNSDEGYYDSTTPGPDEGQEKNDRISTDRLPRDSYSGDALYELFAPDESLISPRAENKSNLPTSNQCEYLNARLEVMDSVFVPEMNQLKISAELYKVHNFLEIADTCEKSPELATFTVDMHEMGINKNCNPKLQNSDNMINYEVGIFDEKGNMVVPAEKTKCIIADCEKRHSNLSFASSSDPEFEPFCEPKEHLEENKPVALPYRNVSARSPDFSSLDHGQTVCFSQALVDYTKRAQMLNNTVAGLETNAAFTPNMQALPTIVTFDVVDLHNEGEYDEQIHMELEDISSPYQEFDESYLQKDAFADCDYQMLDVYEEDMFSNTWAIANSPRHTGLTRVGQPVANQLPLDKRSRCLEAEAVELKKPDKYRENRSAVVCCQTEKDTERPCSPYYKKNVTVSEVRDNSGVMSLTWQTRSELALSLPLTDGKITENLQSLSQTQVKHKILSSSGSSDFPNSKSHLCPNVSKTGSSDLISQSAELYNQEHRPPLQSDSSLPHSAFAYPGGSQEGLLTAAIPKSDDGHKNMFTKTATNLQSYNQCGKSRAVVKEGISHGGSVVNSVDFHSDTATAVGPVGYNKLPETALH